The segment ATTCTGCAGGAGTAACTCCCGCAGGCGACGGTTTCGGCTGTCAGGGGCGTTCGTTCCAAGTGGCAAGGAACTGCTACTGCACGCATCTTCGGCCCTCTCCCGGAAGACTTCGGGCGAATCTCGGCCTATCCGCCGCCTGCCTCTAGTGGCCTGAGCGTACGCAGCTTCGTTGGTTTCGACGCACGAAACTGCAGCATGCCTCTCGTCGCCTAGCGGTACTGCGCAAGGGTTTCCACTGCGCGCACGCGTCGCTGGATCGCACGCCGCGGCCTCGCCGTGAGATTTCGCTTCCGGGCTGGTTTCGTGTGCATTTCCGCGCACAGCCCGCGTTGCCTTGCTTTCCATATCTTCGAGGAACACCATGCGAAATAAAATCTCGACACTCTTGAGTGTTTGCCTGCTCTACGGCCTGGCAGAGGCTGCGTGCGCAGCCACAGGCTATCAACAACAAAACCTGGTTTCCGACGGCTTCGTGCCCGCGGCGCATATCGATCCGAATCTGGTGAATCCGTGGGGGCTGGTCTTTAACCCGGTGGGCTTCTCCTGGGTTGCCGACAACGGCAGTGGGCTATCGACGTTGTACGACGGCAACGGCGTCGCCCAATCGCTGGTTGTTTCCGTGCCAGGCGACGATGGTCCCGCCGCTCCGACGGGCATTGTTTTCAACGGCTCGAACGACTTTGTCGTCAACGACGGCGCAGGGGGCCACTCCGGTCCGAGTGCTTTCATTTTCGCCAGCGAAGACGGCACGATCTCGGGCTGGTCGCCCGCGGTGCCGCCGCCGGCGCCGTCGACCGCCGCTCAGGTGGCCGTTCCCGCCGCCGGGGGCGCCGTCTTCAAGGGTCTGGCCATTGGCACGAGCGCCGGCTCCCAATTCATCTATGCGACCGACTTCCACAATAACCGCATCGACGTGTTCAATAGCTCGTTTGCACCCGTGGTTCCATCCGGCTCATTCTCGGACCCGAACCTGCCAGCCGGCTTTGCTCCGTTTGGCATTCAAAACATTGGCAACCAGCTATTCGTTACCTACGCCAAGCAGGACGGCGCCGCGCACGACGACGTGCCTGGCGCCGGCAACGGCTTCGTCGACGTGTACGATTTGACCGGTCACTTGATCCAGCGCCTGGTCTCGGGCGGAGCGCTCAACTCGCCGTGGGGTTTGGCCATGGCGCCATCGAACTTCGGACAGTTCAGCAATGATTTGCTGGTCGGGAACTTTGGCGATGGCACGATCCACGCCTACGATCCAACCACCGGCACGCTCCTGGGCACCCTCAGCGACCAAAATGGCAATCCGCTGGTCAACGACGGCCTGTGGGCGCTGCAGTTCGGCAATGGATTATTTAACCAGGCGACCAATGCGCTCTTTTTCACAGCCGGACCAGACGGCGAAGCACACGGTCTCTACGGCAGCCTTACGGCGGCGCCCGAACCGTCGACACTGGTCATCGCCGGATTGGGCGCATGTCTCTTGGTCGTGGCTCGCGCGCGAGGCCGGTTTATCCGTCAGGGCGCACACTAAGAATTAAGAATTGCGTTGAGGGGATGGCGCTACGGGACGAGTGCGTGGAGTGTCGGGAGTGGCGCGGCGTGTGGCTCAGTTCACCGCCGCGCTACTCCTTTTCTGGCTCCTTGCGCAGCTCGATCCAGTGCGTGAGAGCATTCCCTGCGCGTTTGCCGGGGCGTGACATGGCAATCAGCGAGCCACCCAGCACGTCGTCGCGCCGCTTCACCTCCAGTTGCAAGTCGTAAGGCGTGCGCGCGGTGTCGGCGGTTTGCAGGTCGCCCGTCATGCGGCCGCGCAGCCAGCCGTCGCGAAATCTTGGCCGGTTCAGCAGCGTTTCTAATTGCC is part of the Pirellulales bacterium genome and harbors:
- a CDS encoding TIGR03118 family protein: MRNKISTLLSVCLLYGLAEAACAATGYQQQNLVSDGFVPAAHIDPNLVNPWGLVFNPVGFSWVADNGSGLSTLYDGNGVAQSLVVSVPGDDGPAAPTGIVFNGSNDFVVNDGAGGHSGPSAFIFASEDGTISGWSPAVPPPAPSTAAQVAVPAAGGAVFKGLAIGTSAGSQFIYATDFHNNRIDVFNSSFAPVVPSGSFSDPNLPAGFAPFGIQNIGNQLFVTYAKQDGAAHDDVPGAGNGFVDVYDLTGHLIQRLVSGGALNSPWGLAMAPSNFGQFSNDLLVGNFGDGTIHAYDPTTGTLLGTLSDQNGNPLVNDGLWALQFGNGLFNQATNALFFTAGPDGEAHGLYGSLTAAPEPSTLVIAGLGACLLVVARARGRFIRQGAH